AAGCCGCAGCTACGAAGAGAAGATCGCCTGGCTCAGGCAGGTACTCGAGTGGCAGGATGAGGTCGGCGGCTACGGTGACCTGCGTGAAGGGCTTGCAAGCGACGTCGCCCCGGATCGGATCTATGTCTTCACCCCGGACGGCCACGTGATCGATCTGCCGCGCATCGCCACGCCCATCGACTTCGCTTATCGGGTGCATACCGAAATCGGCCATCGCTGCCGCGGCGCCAAAATCAACGGGCGCATCGTGCCGCTCAACTACAAGCTGAAAACCGGCCAGCAGGTCGAAATTCTGACCGCGACCAAGGGCGGGCCGAGCCGCGATTGGCTCAATCCCAGTCTGGGCTACGTGCGCACCTCCCGCGCGCGGGCCAAAATTCAAGCCTGGTTCAAGCATCAGGCACGGGACCAGAACCTCGAAGAGGGTCGGGCGCTGTTCGAGCGTGAGATGAAGCGCCTGGACGTCGACGGCCTCGATATGCAAAAGCTCGCCGAAGCGGTCAACTACCAGAGCGCCGATGACATGTACGCCGCCCTCGGGGCGGGGGATCTGCGCATCGGCCAGGTGCTTCATCAGGCCCAGCAGCTCTTTGGCGAAAGCGACGACCAGGAAAAACTCGCGCGGCTGTTGGCCAAACCGCGCCGCCAGCAGAGTAAGGCGCCTCAGGGCGATATCACCGTACTGGGCGTTGGCAACCTGAAAACCAACATGGCGAACTGCTGCAACCCGGTACCTGGCGAGCCGATCATCGGCTTCATCACCCAGGGGCGCGGCGTGACGATTCATCGTCAGGAGTGCCCGAACGTATTGCAGCACCGCCTCGACGAGCCGCAGCGCATCATCGAGGTGGAGTGGGGCGAGCGCGCCCACACGCGCTACCCGGTGGCTATCGAAATTCAGGCCTGGGACCGCTCGGGCCTTCTGCGCGACGTGACTGGGCTTTTGGGCAACGAAAAGGTCAACGTATTGGCAGTGAACACCCTGACCGACACCGATGAAAGCATCGCAAGGCTTCGTATCACCCTGGAAGTTGATGGGCTCGAAACCCTGGGGCGGCTTTTCTCGCGTATTCAGCAGCTGCCCAACGTCACCGAAGTGCGAAGGCTGCGCGACGCCGACCCGGAAAAAAACGCGCGCAAGGGGAGTCACTGATGCGCTATGAATTGGCGGACCTGCTCGAATTGATGCGCGTGTTGCGCGACCCCGAACAGGGCTGCCCCTGGGATGTTGAGCAGCGCTGGGACACCATCGTGCCCCATACCATCGAGGAGGCGTATGAAGTCGCCGATGCCATCGAGCGGCGCGCCTTCGATGAGCTTCCGGGCGAACTCGGTGATCTGCTCTTTCAAATCGTCTATTACGCGCAGTTCGGCCTCGAGGAGCAGCGCTTCGATTTTTTCGATGTGGTCGACACGCTCACGCGCAAGATGATTCGCCGCCACCCTCACGTGTTTCCCGAAGGCACGCTCGCCTCACGGCGTGCCCCGGGGGAAAGCGCCGACGAGGTCGAGCAGCGTCAGGTCAAACACCGCTGGGAGGCGCTGAAAGACGACGAGCGCAACGGGCGCGCTATTGATAACGCCTCGACGCTGGACGATGTGCCCAAAACGCTACCGGCGCTGAGCCGCGCCCACAAGCTCTCCAAGCGCGCTGCGCGGGTCGGGTTCGACTGGCCGGATACCCGCGGCGTGCTCGACAAGATTCGTGAGGAGCTTGGCGAGGTCGAAGAGGCGCTGGCCGCCAATGATACGGCCCACGCGCGCGAGGAAGTCGGAGATCTGCTGTTCGCCGTGGCCAATCTCGCGCGCACCCTCGATGCCGACCCCGAGACGTGTTTGCGCGCGACCAACGCCAAGTTCGAGCGTCGCTTTCGCTACGTCGAGCGCGCCCTCAATGAGTCGCAGCGTTCGATGTCAAACGCCACATTGAATGAAATGGAGCGCCACTGGCAGGCCGCCAAGCGCCAGGAGCGCAGTTAACAACAACACCCC
The window above is part of the Halomonas sp. GD1P12 genome. Proteins encoded here:
- the mazG gene encoding nucleoside triphosphate pyrophosphohydrolase, with the translated sequence MRYELADLLELMRVLRDPEQGCPWDVEQRWDTIVPHTIEEAYEVADAIERRAFDELPGELGDLLFQIVYYAQFGLEEQRFDFFDVVDTLTRKMIRRHPHVFPEGTLASRRAPGESADEVEQRQVKHRWEALKDDERNGRAIDNASTLDDVPKTLPALSRAHKLSKRAARVGFDWPDTRGVLDKIREELGEVEEALAANDTAHAREEVGDLLFAVANLARTLDADPETCLRATNAKFERRFRYVERALNESQRSMSNATLNEMERHWQAAKRQERS
- the relA gene encoding GTP diphosphokinase, producing MVKVREDQPLTQTGRVDVEQWLTRLKESVRLPEPERLIEACELAEMLERQAPKTHRVWLSPGMSFRMGLEMADILADLKLDQAALEAAVLYRSVREGLISLEGITKRFGEEVSNLIDGVLQMAAISYPLTSNHAMAQHNQQENLRKMLVNMVSDVRVALIKIAERTCALRQVKDAPREKCLQVAREVADIYAPLAHRLGIGQIKWELEDLSFRYLHEQDYKTIAKLLAEKRLDRDRYIQDVVSTLETLMRAQNINEFDVKGRAKHIYSIWRKMKRKRIDFSQVHDVRAVRILVPAVTDCYTVLGIVHSRWHHVPNEFDDYIANPKKNGYQSLHTAVMGPENKVLEIQIRTFSMHDEAELGVCAHWRYKGHDTNAKSRSYEEKIAWLRQVLEWQDEVGGYGDLREGLASDVAPDRIYVFTPDGHVIDLPRIATPIDFAYRVHTEIGHRCRGAKINGRIVPLNYKLKTGQQVEILTATKGGPSRDWLNPSLGYVRTSRARAKIQAWFKHQARDQNLEEGRALFEREMKRLDVDGLDMQKLAEAVNYQSADDMYAALGAGDLRIGQVLHQAQQLFGESDDQEKLARLLAKPRRQQSKAPQGDITVLGVGNLKTNMANCCNPVPGEPIIGFITQGRGVTIHRQECPNVLQHRLDEPQRIIEVEWGERAHTRYPVAIEIQAWDRSGLLRDVTGLLGNEKVNVLAVNTLTDTDESIARLRITLEVDGLETLGRLFSRIQQLPNVTEVRRLRDADPEKNARKGSH